The following is a genomic window from Phaseolus vulgaris cultivar G19833 chromosome 6, P. vulgaris v2.0, whole genome shotgun sequence.
CCGtaactatttaattaattaattaattaattaatcttatttattttaccGTGACAGTAAAGAAGAGGGGAAAATAACGACCTTACCGGCAAATGGAGAAACCGGAGGAGTAGAACCGGCGGGAGAAACCGGAGGCGATCCACTCTGATACCCTGGCGGTTTCACGATCATGATACTACGCGTCACTCTCGTTGTTTCCCCCGAGGATGATTCGTCACCGTACGATCTCACGCTCCCGCCCTCCGCTTCTGATCAATAATACATATATCTAGTCGTTAGCATATTTTACTCTCCTTACAAAAAAATATCTATCAGcgtttcagaaaaaaaaaatcttcaatttAGAGCTATTAGGTTTAGGTTATTTCGTCTCGTCGTGTATCTTGCTTATTATATAGATCGTGTGGAGTTGATTTATACGATTTGGAGCTTCGAGCTTGAAAAGCATGTTTAGGGTGCAGATCTGATATCATGCAACCTGAAACACTCCGATCGATCTCCGATTCAATGGTTAGATTATAAAGACAATAACGATGATAAGGGTTGATTTCAAGATTGCGATTGAGGACTCGTGGTCCTGGTGATATATATGTGTAACAGCGTCGTACCCTTGCCGGAGCTAGGTCGGAAATTGAAGGTGTGGTGTTTACGGAGCTTGCTGAGGCCGTTTTCGGGCCTTGGGCCGGCGACGGTGTCGTCCCACAAGTGGTCGAGGAGGCCCATGTGGATCAAGCGTATTTTAGCAGATCCAGCGTATGGGGATCCCAATGACCAGGTCTCAGAGTAAGAGATACAAACACGCCCTATGGGTGCCATATTTAACGATGGCCGGGTGTTAAAGGTCGAACAACTTTTTGGAGTGGGTACAGATCTGGACCGTCCGATTCGACTCAATTTTGAGCCCGTGACGTGGCCGCATGGATCGGCGTTCACGTTGAGATAAGAATTGCTTAGTGTATGGGCCCACATTACTCGGGGATTTTAAGGGATTAAAAGcccgaagaagaagaagaagaagaagaagaagaagaagggtgaAAGACACATGACATTCATTGTGGATCACGTGATAAGTAGTTTCCTTTATCGTGTTATTTCCCTGACTTTCCTCAAAATCCACAAGATCAGCCCTTCATTTTCCTATATTTACATCAGCTGACCCATAATCGCTTCAAACAGTAACATGTGGGGtctgtttggattagggagggAATGTGTGAGAATTTGaaggagtggatgtgtgaggaaagtgtgaagaaagtgagggtCTTTGGATTGAGGTATGTTAAGGTGGATGTATGAGGAAAGTTTATGGGagtttgtgaatgatgtgatggttatgaggaaattttaatttttgttaaaagtGTGAAATGTTACTTTACAGATTAATCCttgcttattaaaaaaattaataataaaatgagttgtttttgtttaaaaatgaaaaattttcACACATTttgtagatttaaaaattataattaaaaaaatatatgttaaatgtaaatatgtataatataaaaactataattagaaaaaaaaatgtgtattcaacaaattaaataaaaacataacttcacgtaataaaattaaaaaataaatcaaatcttatataaataaaaagatattattttttaatattaaaaaccctttaaaaatgaaaaataaaaaataccacaacaacaaaaatataacataacgtaattaacaatagaaaaaaatttcataaaaaattataataaaataaattataactcataaacataataactatatataaaaatatattaatataaacataacaaaaataaaaaataaaaacataatttcaaataatttctttaaatattaaacatatactataaaattaaaaaataaatcacatcttatataaataaaaaattactattttttaatattaaaaaatctcaaaaatacaatagcaacaaaaatataacttaattaaccATAGAAAaggatttcataaaaaattataataaaatataaggataaaatagtaTAATCAATAtagttcaataattaattattattattttgttttattaaatatttgtgttagttaaatttatttaataactaatatttataataaagtgtagtttttattaataaattatgtaaaaatatgtgaaaatatattaattatattttcagtttctaatgaataatttatgttacaataaaattattttaagtgatGGATTGTTTTTAGggatttttttgtattaaataaattaaatatttagtataaaaaaatgaaaaatgtttagtaTAATCTTTTGGTGATGATCATGATCCAACCTaggtaatattttcaattttaattagatatagtatattcttttcttaaaaaaaaaactaaattcaaccacatttaataaaatatcttattagAACTTGAAAAATAGGTATCAGTTGATctaataactaaaatataaatggaagattttatttaactatattttttttacattggtttataatattttataaaataataaacaaacttaaaacttctttaaatttattatgatttgttttttcattttaaatattatatatatatataatattttaaacaatgtacaataaattttttaaaatactaatacattCAAATGAAGCATTGTGATACATTCAAATGAgggtaaatttggaaataaggGATGCTGACATGGCTTTCCCTCTACATATCTTCATTTGGAGGGGAGAGGATATTTAGGTGGTATATCATCTCCTTCACTTCCCTACACATCCCTTGATTCAAACCATGAATATCCACTCACATCCTTCCTCTTGAACAGTACATTCATGGAAACGAAACAGGGGGTTGGTGTCTGTGGGTGAAATTGGTTAGCCATTCTATTAGAAACTAGAAGGGCTTCGACATTTTTCTTAAATAGTATGattgtgtttatatatttattggaTATTAATGTTTGTACGATATTTGTAAAATACGTATAGGTgaaatttttcatttaaaaatatttgtcagatttttataattttagtatggttttaatataatttaaaaaatatatatattaattttttaaaaattcaaatttattgtataaatttttattataattataaaaataagaaaaaaatcattttgaatcagttatgaaaaacatatttttctcaaaaaaaaaatctaaaatatactTATGcgcataaatctttattgtcaatttataattatataatatatagatctatGTTCCTtttctacattttaaaaattatattatctcTGTGTCCATGTTCGTGTATGTATTAGTGTCGGTGCTACATAGATTAAAAGTTTacattttgatttatttaagGTTTGATTGATGTAATCCAAGAGTTAAGAAACTAACCtagaataaagtttttttttataaataattggagtttaataacaaaaaaaaatatgattttacaCATTTTcactaaaaatatatatccacactaaattttattgttcaatgataagataaaaatttattcatatttttttcatcaagGTGAAAGATAATGTTACTCTTGATTCTCACTTGAATCATAAAGTAACTTTCATTAACTTAAACgtcaaaatatttttggaagTAGACACCCTTTCAAACATCTAAAGAAATAAGGAGATCTAAATAAATAAGGatacgataaaaaaaaacattcagcCTCATATTATAAACAAATTGTAAGAACCCTCTCATTTCACCATCTTTTTCATCAATCCAAACATACACTCAAAAAAATCTTGCATCTAatctcaattaaaaataatattttcaagacAGAGTCTAACATTGTTAATTAAATCCGAATACGTTTCTTagatatttaattattgatccAGCTTGAGAAGCTAACTGTTTAAATTATAGTTTAAAATCGAAGGATAAGGCACGTGTACCTAACTTAGGTCGTGCATGTATTGAGTTTGGACTCAACAAGTAAACACTGATTTACAAACCATTTGGTAGTCCATAATACCAAGTGCTGTAATATGAATACCTCACTTGATTCAAATTTCTTTTTTGTACTTCATTTCTCATTCTTCGATGTTGTGACAATTAATATATcaaattgagaaaaataaaaggctgagattcaataaagattttttaCCCAAAACCATTTTATCACAAGAATGATATTATCTAGTAATTTTTGTGATGTGTGTTCATAACTTAAAACTAGAACTTCTCTCCAACTACTCTTTCAAAATTAAGGGTCAATACTTGGTCACATGCTTATACTTGCAAAGTTAGACCAACATACAATATTTCATTGCTAGATTAATAAGATGCATTGTAAACATCAGTCATCAATCGATGACAAATAATTGTTCTCatcaataaaaaacaaaaaatatcgAAATAATTTATATAGTGCATAAAAAAATGAGTCATTTCTAATTAAATTATTCTTGTATGACCATTATATTGAAAGTgatataatgataaaataaaggTACTTGTTCTTATCAGTTAAGTGCTTTACTTCATTTTTGGGGACCGCGGGCTCAAAATGTCAAGGCGGCTTATATAACTTGTGATTGATTTCCTTTTATTCATGAAAATTTGTGGCTGATTTTTAATATAGAAAAAACCACCAAGTCTTTATTATTTTCCTGtcatttctaatttatttttcttaaatagttaattttctttaattttaaaaaatttatattttaaaaaatagattaaatatgttttttattcttaCATTTTTAcgcaaaattaatttttttctaatttaactTTAAATCCTGCTTGTAATAAGTAAACTATTACAATATATTCTTATCAGTTTTTTTACCATGAttactttaataattttcttattataagTATACAGTTAAACGGAAcacaaaaattaatataaatatatgtacaattattttttttttaattataaaacaagAATAATTTCGTGTTATAATACATACATTTAAACCTACAAGAATTATATTAAACTAttacttttattgattaaaaagtAGACttaattaaacttttaaaaatgataaataaggaTTTAAAGATAAAAGCATAACGAGTTGaagtaataataattgtaatagTTTGGCATAAGGTATGAAGGTTATGATGGAGCCTTGGATTTTAGTGGATTGATGAATGCATATTATTAGATTGAAGGTTAGTTGTTAATCTTGATTTAATCTTTGAAAGTGTGAAAAGTTGTAATAAGATTAAAAAGGAATTTGGGAGTGCGATATTTGCAAAGGTTAGAAGTAATGGTAATATTTCTCAGAAGTAAAGAAGGTAGTTTCCGAGAAGATTGGGCAGAGTTTAAGGTGAAGCTCAGTCACCTAATTAACAATAATTATGAGAGGAAAGTCGTTTTCAATGGAAGCTCCACCTTTGTTCAGCTTTGTATATTATTCACTAATATATACATTACGTCAAATGGAGGTAATTGCTTCAATCCTTTTCATTCTCTGTTTTcagttttttaaatatgtttttctttgtcACTTCTCCCTTATTGCTCTTCAAAATTGACGTTAGACACAGACATCTACCAGTAGAGAAAAAGCCCGTTCCCAATTTCCGTTTACTCTTTAATACACCATTTTCAACTTATAATTACTAACTCTTTATATGATTATCATTTTTGGTTTATTTATTCTGATCCTAAACCATTGATGTAACACCGCACTTATTGCTTTAAGGTAATCAACGTTTGCATAGTCACCACCACACACTCCTAAAAATCATTCTTCTTTTTTACCTACCACACGTGAGAAGCCCAAACCCACCGTCCCTAAAGCCCAATACTCCACTCCTACACATATCTTTTACTTTATGCTTTCTCGTGGTAAAAGGTTCaagctttaaatattttttatcctttttaaattgatttttttaattaaagagtgaaaataaaattcaaaatttatcataaataaataacaagTATGTTCTACAAATAAATAAACTCGGGAACTGTAACTCGGTAAGGACTGCGTGTTCAGTTGGTTTCCAATGAGACGGTAAAAGACTATTTGATGTTTATGTCAGTAGGAGCGTAAAGATgatgataaatttataatagagAGCTAAGAGTAAGAGTATAGAATAAAGTTTAGTGTCTCCTCTTATTGTGAGAGTCATCACCTATTTATAAGTTTGTTGGACTCAGACcattaagaaaaacaataaatagttatacgagatataaataaattttataataataacatataacTACTAGTAACTTAGTgccttaaatattatattaaataagcGGCTATTATATCTGATTGTAAATGGGTATGTACAATgtatttaatgaaatttaaaacTTTAAGTGTTACCTACCACTCCTTATATGTTTCATACATCCCAAAATAAGGTTAGGTACCAAAATCTCCAGGCAACATTCTAAGGTTTGCAAATTGCACTACTCTCCATGTATAACTGTTACACTTAACACACCTgtgataaagaaaataaagtgGGAAAAAAATCTGAATAACTTatattttgtttcattattgaagagaattcaaaataaaaatattaataagtgaattttaagtttaattcaactTTATCAAACTGTTTGATAATGTTAGATTTACAAATCATTTCACATCCAGATTTCTCAATCTGTGTGTAGAATTATGTAATTATAGATGTTCTGGTAGTGAGTGTTCGATTAAGACCaacaaactataaaaaaaatttcaaatgacTCTTACCATGTTAAAAAGTAGATTTTAAAtgtaactcaatcttataaaattagtCCATAAATTAAGATTCAGACtcacttatataatataaaatatttttatttttaacatatgtgggattgaaaaaaaaaaatcacttcctaaagcaaaaattatatatatttcttcatttttctgtgaattcatatttcaaaatattttcttctgGGTTACTTTCTTTCCGTCCTGTGAAATGGACGAAAAGAGCATTGCACTTTGAACGATTTAGTTAACAAATTTGCTCCGATGGAGTCATACACCAAATTTTTCAAGCAATTATTTGTTAAAACGAAGTAGTTAGGTGTTGATACATGAAGTAGAATATAACTTGAGTGGGCACTAATTTAATATTGGGTAATTTGCAAGAGTGTAAATCGAACatatattcttcttcttttctttataGGAACGTAGCCAAGTTGAAAAGCTATTTTCCATGCCTGTACTCATACTGTTTGCCAGCAAACAATAACACTAAAATAAGCCTAATTTAATATTTCGTATAAAATTGTAAACTTCTAATTAACTCACTTGTGTAGATTAAGATAATATTTATGTCAGAAGACTTGCGTTATGACTTACTCTAAAGCCATTTTTAGGTTATAACAATATTTAGTATAGGATTATGTTTGGCCACGAACAACATTTAGAAGacaaccatatatatatatatgatactATTTATAATTGTTAGCAGCAAAGTAAAtgcataaaaaaacatatatgtacagaaaataaataagaatgagaataattttcatttacaatcttaaaatatatatgaatacaattatttatataaaattgtaactttttttatttttcactttatcaaaaaattaattatatttattttagattatggCATAACACTCCcctttaattaaaatattcaatagACTCTATTTCTATCAAATCTCTTAAATTTAGtaagaacatattttttttacaatgcCAGATATCTCCTATTGGGTTACTTCAAGCTCTCGTCCTATGGTCTCCTATCCTCTGTTTCAATATGATAATGGGGAAAGTACTTAACACTCTGACGTCCAAGTCAGATATTGTTATAAGTTTACAAGTTTCAAAGTTCAAACTTAGAATACCTTTTACCTTAAGTTGTCACATATTTATAGTTTTCCATGGGTCTTTTCCTATATAAGAATTAAAGTAGGTCTATCCAGGCCAATGTGTGTCTAATTGTGCTATTTAACAACTAATCATGTTCTATTTTGTAATtactataaatataattatgtcTTATTGGACTGAAAGTCGAGTTGTCGACCTAACGGTCAAAGCAAATATGATGACTGAAAACTCCTACATATTAACTAAAACTTTCAATTACCGATTAATTAACATTTCGACACTTGAAAATAAACTTAACTAAAATGTCCTCTTATCAGTTACTCAACAATTCAACACTTGGTAATACACTTAATTGAAACATCCACTTACCGGTTACTCGGCAATTCGACATCTGGTAATACACATATGTTACTTGATCTTCAATTAACAATATAACACTTTTACTTGATTCCTTAGAAATATGTGAGCCAATATAATATATGTGAAAGGAATTGGCATTTCATTAAAATTGAATAGCACTTAAAGTCATTCTAATGTATATtctcaatttaattttatagaaattaTTCTTTAATCATGATACTACTTGGAAAGGAAGAATATTTTTTGTTaccaacatattttttataccTACCTTGACTCCTATTAGTTTATTCTTAGTTGTTGCTTGCATGACTAGGCCTACTAAACTCTTCGCTACAATCAAGAATAAAAATGGGATTAAAGAATTTCCTTGCCTCATATCTTTGGATGGTGTAAATTCCTTCATTGGGCTTTgttaactaaaatatatatgaaGACAAATTTTATACAATCCTTAATCCACAAAATTCATTTATGATTGAAATCTAATCTTTCCATCATGTAATACAAGAATTCCCAATTTACAGAATAATATGTCTTCTCATAGT
Proteins encoded in this region:
- the LOC137831666 gene encoding dormancy-associated protein homolog 3-like isoform X1, yielding MAPIGRVCISYSETWSLGSPYAGSAKIRLIHMGLLDHLWDDTVAGPRPENGLSKLRKHHTFNFRPSSGKEAEGGSVRSYGDESSSGETTRVTRSIMIVKPPGYQSGSPPVSPAGSTPPVSPFAGKEEKIRLGFEEGRHQTRTRKEGRTDPGLLLLTMCEK
- the LOC137831666 gene encoding dormancy-associated protein homolog 3-like isoform X2; translated protein: MAPIGRVCISYSETWSLGSPYAGSAKIRLIHMGLLDHLWDDTVAGPRPENGLSKLRKHHTFNFRPSSGKEAEGGSVRSYGDESSSGETTRVTRSIMIVKPPGYQSGSPPVSPAGSTPPVSPFAGGKDSSRFRRRSASDAYEKRGQNRSGPSSPYDV